The window CTCTCGCTGAAATCACATCAGTAATGGAAATGGTTCCAGTGTGCTGATTCGTCTTGATTTTGGAGAAGTACTCACCAGATGTCATTTTTGAATTCTTGTTGATAGGATTATTGTCATTTCCATCAACAGAAAAGGCCATCAAAACTGATGTTAAACCTGCAAGAAAAACTACAAAGGTAAATCGTAAAAATCTATTTTTCATACCCGCTTGTTTTTATTTTGAATTAATTTCGTAATATTTCTAAAATAGTGGCACAAGGTACATTAAATTTGATTGATTACAAATTTTCGAAACCAATTTGTTTTAACATATTTTAAGGTTTTATTGATGTTTTACATCTAATTATGTTAAAATAATTTAACGAGCATGATTCATCATAAATAATTTGCGTTTGATATTGGTCTAAGATATTTAATATCAGGTATATGTACGGTAAAAGATAAGGGTTTTATTACTAAGTGTTTTTCTGAGGTAAGCATTTCGAAATTAGGGGAAACTTTTAAGTGGAAATGGCTAATATCAATCAAAAAGAGGCGGATTTTCACTAAAATTCTCATCCCTTTTTTGGATTTCGGTTCGGATTTGGCTTCCAAAATGTCTTGTGAGCTCAAAAATCATGTCAGAAATGACCCAAAATCGCTATATAATTTCCATGTTTTCGCTCTCGATCCAACCAATGCTTCCATTCTGAATTTTGATTTTCTTCCACTCACCTACCTGATCAAGTATGCTCACTTTTGTTCCTTCATGAATAACAAATAAATCGACACTGCTTTTGGCGGGAGAACTTTTTACAGTGATGCTAGGAGTGAAGATAATGGCTTCATCATGCTGTTTAAAAGATGAGTACTTCTGATAAGTCAGAAAAAAAGTAAATACAGATAAGCTTAAAAATACAAATGCAGTCCAAAAACCTAATTTCTTGATAATGATTTTGTTGGAGAGGAAATATATGGTTAGTAGCAATGCGAAAAATGAAAATAGGATCAATCCTATTTTTGCCCATACATCTATGGGGAAATGATTGTATAGGCTTTGATACCAATTAATGAAAAATAATCTAGGTATTTCTTCAATTCTATCTGGAATCATTGAATTACATAGTTGAAGATTAAAAATAATGTTTTCATCGCTGGGTTTCAGCTTTAAAGCTTTTTCGTAATACAATATGGCACTTGGTATTTCCTGCAATTTAAAATAGGTATTGCCTAAGTTGTAATATAGTTCTGGAGATTGATATCCGCTGTCGATTATGGATTGATAAACTACTGCTGCTGTATCGTATTTTGCTTCAGCATATAAGTCTTGGGCAGTAATAATTTTGTTTGAGAAATCTTGTGCAAAAGACCCCAAAGAAAATAAGACCGCAAGACAAGTAATGATTATTTTTGCTTTCATGTTTCTTATTATTTTAATTGGTCTTCAATTTTACTGATGATATTTAATCCTTGTTGATAGACTTTTTCCATCATACTATCTTTATCACCTGGTGCAAAGCGTGCAAATTCACTATTATTTAATGTATCAATAAATTCTCGAATCACATTTTCATTAACTCCTTTTTCTAACAATTTATCATTTACAGTATCGCTGGATAATTCCGATAGTGGAATGTTGAATTTGTCACTCACATAGCCCCATAAAGCTTGGCCTATTTCATTATAGAAGTCTGCTTCTTGGTGTGCCTTTAAAAACTCATGAGATTTTTTCAATCGTTTTTTGGCCACTTTTGTAGCGTTTTTGTTTTTCATTAAACTGGTATTTCCTCTTCTTTTTCTTTCTCGCTGCCATACCATGATGATAAATAGCATGATAATAATAGGGCTGATAAGAAGAATATAGAATGAATAAGAGCCAAAGAAAAAATGCTCATATGGTTCCAATTCGAATGGCATTAGGAATATGTATCTAATATCCTTTCCAATATAACGAATGTCTTCTTTTGAGCTTCCTCCGTAAGTTACATTTTGCTGATTGGTATTATTAGATTTATTCACCTTTATTTCATAAGAATCACTACTTAATTTTTTATATTGTTTTTTAACGGGGTCGAAATAGGAGAACTCAACAGTAGGAATTTCATAGGTTCCAGCACTTCTTGGTATTACGGTGTATTCATAAGTTTTGTAACCATTAATACCTTCTTTGTTTTTTCTGGTTTTTGTAGAAATCTTAGGATCGTAAACCTCGAAATCTGCAGGAAAACTGACATTTAAATCAGGAAGTAAATCCACATTGCCTTGGCCACTAATGGTATACTTCAAGGTGATGGCTTCATTGGCCATTAGTTCTCTATGATCGATATTAGAACCTAAGGAATATTGGCCTACAGCTCCTGTAAAATTTACGGGCTTGTTGGCATTTGGGAGGTCTTTTATTTCTAAATTCAACTGATTAGAAAAAAGTGTCTTTTCAATATTTCTGTAATTATTACTAAAAAAGGGATCATTAAAGAAGCTATCGAAGAAAGGATCGTTGGATGAAGTTCTTTTATTACTCGTTTGAACTTGCACTACACAAGACAAGGACATGGGTTCAATTTCTAACTTGCCTGTTTTTTGAGGAAATAATGCTGTCCTTTTTAAATCCGCAACAATATATTCTTCTCCATTAATGATTTCATTTCTTTGATTTAGTTTTCCATTATTTTCCAATAGCTCTACATTCCAGAAACCATTGAAAGACGAAAGTTTATCTATGCTTAAATTTGAAACTGGGACTTTGGTGTAAATTCTATAAGAAACTATGATTTGTTCGCCAAGATATGCTGATTTTTTATTGCTGAACGCCTTTATATACACATCGTCAGCTTTTAGACTTCCTTTGTTTTCATTAGATGAGCTTTGTGTCTTAGTAGATTGGTTAGGACTTTGTCCTGCTTTAACAACATTGATAGTTTTAGTTGTGGATTGATAGGATTTTCCATTAACCTTAATTTCTGCAGCGGGAATTTCAACTTTACCCTCTTGTGTTGCAGCTAGTATATAAGTATAACTGACATTTATATTCTGAGAAACCTTTCCGTTGATGATCTGAATACTGCTATTCTGTCCTCGGCTGGGTCCACTAAGTATTTGTAGCCCTGATAAAGCTGGAGGTGTAAACTGATCCACATCAGCGTTAATCTGATAAGTGAGTCGAAATCGTTCTCCAAGTCGCACTTGAGCTGGTGCGGAAACCTTAAAGTCCACTTCTGCTGCTTGCATTTGTATGCCATACAAGCCAAGCATGAGGATGAAAAATATGATGATTCGCTTCATGTTATTTTAAGTATTCTCTAAATTAGTTGGCAAAAGTAATCATTACCTATATATTTCCTATATCAATACGCAAAGTTTCAGTGTCTAAGCCGTTTTACCAATCTTTTTCCGACTTAATAACTTTGGCATTCTTTTTCTTTTCTTTTTTCAGTTTCTCTAAAGTTTTCTTTTCATTATTCTTTAAAGCTTCCAACATTCGTTCTGCATCTTTTTTACTAATCTTTTGCGCTTGTTGTTCGTTTTGGTTGCCTTGTTGATTTTGTTGATCTTGCTGCTGTTGGTCTTGGTTCTGTTGATCTTGTTGTTGCTGATCTTGGTTTTGCTCCTGTTGGTCTTTGTTTTGTTCCTGTTGATCTTGATTCTGATCTTGCTTGTCCTTATCCTGATCTTGCTTGTCGTCTTTATTTTGATCTTGATTTTGTTGCTCTTGTTGAGCTTGCTTTTGGCGAGCATATTCCAAATTATAACGAGCTTCTTCGTTTTCAGGATTAAATTTTAAAGCTTGCTTATAGGCCGCAATACTTTCGTTCAGCTTTCCTCCTTTTAAAAAGGAGTTTCCAAGATTATAGGCCGTATTGGATTTTTCAAAATTAGATATTTTCTCAACACTGCTGTTAGCAAAGACTTCTGCCGCTTTTTCGTAGTTTTCTTGTTCATATAAAGCATCACCTAAGTTGAACTGTGCCGATTGTTTCTGAGGATTCTTATCCAAAGCTTTACGGTAGTTAATCTCAGCTTCGTTGAAGTTCCCATTTTGGAACTCTTTATTTCCTTGGCGAACCAATTTCTTGTCTGATTGTGCTAGACTCGTCATTGGTATGATGAATCCAAGCAGGATAAAAAACAAGACAATATTTCTGTTTGTATTATTCATTTTTGCTTGTTTTTGTTTCGAAAATATTAAATCTGCCAGCCCATTTGCTACGTTTGTCGGTGATAAATAAATCCATCACTAAGAAAAATAAAGCTAAGGCTAAGAATATTTGAAAACGATCTTCATAATCGGAGAAGATTTTGGCCTCGTATTTTTGCTTTTCCATTTTATTGATGCGATCAAATACATCTTTTAAACCTGCAGTGGTGTTATTGGCTCGGACATATATTCCTTTTCCAGCGGCAGCTACTTTTTGAAGCGTGATTTCATCGAGCTTGGTTACAACGGTTTTTCCGCTTAAGTCCTTTTTGAAACCCGTCTTTTGGCCATTAGAATAAGTCGGAATAGGAGCGCCTTCTGGTAAACCGATACCAATGGTATAAACACTGATGTTATTTTTAACAGCCTCCTCAGCTGCAGCTACTGGATTGTCCTCATGGTCTTCTCCATCAGTAATGACGATAATAGCCTTGTCATGCTTACTCTTTTCAAAAGCCTCCATCGATAAATTGATGGCTTGTCCAATACTAGTCCCTTGTGTTGGGACTACGTCTGTATCTATGGTATTGATAAAGAGTTTGGCTGCGCTATAGTCCGAGGTGATGGGTAATTGAGTATAAGCTCTTCCGGCAAATACTACAATTCCTATTCTGTCTCCCTCGAGCTGGTCAACTAGCTTACTGATGGCCCGTTTGGCTCTTTCTAACCTGTTGGGTTTGATGTCTTCCGCCAACATACTATTGGATACATCCAAGGCAATCATCAAATCCACTCCTTGTCTCTCTACCTTATCTAGCTTACTTCCTATTTGTGGATTGGCTAAACCAATAATGATAAATGTATATATTACGGAGTAGACACCAAATTTCCACCACAGTTTCTGCTTAGGTTGTTCCGGCATTAGTTTTTTTACTAATGATAATTCACCCAGTTTTTTCATTCTGGCTTTCCTCTGCAAAATCATATAATAGAAAAGCACGAAGAAAACGGGCAAGGCTGCTAGCCAATACAAATAGTTTATGTCTTCAAATTTTATCATTTATAATTTCTTAAGGCAATGTTTTTAACCAAGTATACTTTAATATAAGGAGTAGAAGAAATAATAAAGCGGCCGCTATAGCCCAAATATGAAATTCTTCTCCTTTTTTACTAAATACCGTTACGTCTATTTTTGACTTCTCCAATTCATCGATGGCTTGATAGATTTCTTGTAGCTTTTTATTGCTTGTCGCTCTAAAATATCTACCATCAGTTAATGCCGCTACTTGTTTCAGTAATGGTTCATCTATTTTTACTTCCATTTGTTGCATCTGAGTTCCAAAAGGAGTTTGAACAGGGTAGGGAGCAGTTCCCATAGTTCCCACACCTATGGTATAAACTCTAATGCCATACATTTTTGCAATTTCAGCAGCCGAAGAAGCATCCAAAGCTCCCATATTGCTCACTCCATCAGTTAGTAATATGATGACTTTACTAATGGCCTTACTATCTTTTAAACGAGAAATGGCTGTGGCAAGTCCGTCGCCAATGGCTGTACCATCCTCTATCATTCCACTTTTAACATTTGTGAATAAACTACCAAGGACGGTATGGTCAGTAGTTAAAGGGCATTGTGTAAAAGCTTCTCCACTAAATATCACCAATCCCATTCTGTCGTTGGGTCTTCCTTTGGAGAAGTCAATGGCTACTTTTTTAGAAGCTTCCAAACGGTTGGGCTTGAGGTCTTGTGCTAACATACTGCTGGAAACATCCAATGCCATCATGATGTCGATACCTTCTACGGAGACATCCTCTCTTTTGCTGCTGGTTTGAGGTCTGGCAATCGCAATAACGAGTAAGCCAAGTACTAGCATTTTTAGTGCAAAGGGAAGATGAATAAGTCTTTGGCGTAAGCTGATTGGAGCGCCTTTTAGGTTCTCCAAACTAGAAATTCTCATTTTGGCAAAATTACCTTTATGCTTCCACCAATACCATGCGGTAAGAGCAGGAATGAGTAAAAGGAGCCAGAAATATCCCGGATTTGCGAAATCAATATTATTGAACATCTTTTACCTCCTTGTTTTCTGTTGGCTTCATTTCTTGTACCGCTTTTATAATCAATTGTTTCGTCTCGTTTACAAAGTCTGTACAATTATTCAAGCTGGTATCATTTTCAATAGCCGAAGCTCCAGATTTAGCAAACTTTACCAAATCCGATAATTCTAAAGAAGCTTGCAGCTTTTGAAGGGCTTCAGTATTGATATTCTCTTTTTTAAGCGAGTCCATGATTTCGAAACTCACCATTTCTGCTGCTTGAATACCAAATCTACCTTCAATATAAACTCTAATAATATCAATAAGCTCGGTATGGTATTCCTTTAGCTGATCTTGTTGCCAAAGTTTTTTCAGCCTGAGTTTTTCTAGGTCGAGAATGGCTTGTTCATGTGGTGGAAGACTTGGTTTCTCTTTCTTTTGGAATAGAGGTTTGTTCTTTTTCTTCCTCTTAATGAAGTAGAAAATGGCAAAAATAACCAATCCAAAAGCAAAGGCTGAAGCTATCCATGGTAAAAACTCAGCGATGGTGTATGGCTCTGCCATGGGTCTAACAATAGGCTTAATATCTTTGGTGGTATCTACTTCAACAGTAAATACATTCAAAAGAAGGGGTTCGCTTTGTAGGACTTGAAAAGTAGTATCTCCCTTCTCCATTAATCCAAATGGGAGCGGAGGGATAATATGATAGCCTGTGTCAAAAGAGGTGATGACGAGCTGTTGTTGTAATAATTGCTGACCATCTTCTGTAAATATTGTATCAATATTAGTTCTAGAGACAATCTCTAAAAGGGAGGTAATGGTGTCATTAAATACAGGGAAGAGACCGAGTTTGTTGGCGGGTAATTGATATTTTAAATCAAGCTTCACCTGTTCACCAATTAAAATAGCATTAGTATCAGAACTCACCGATACATTTTGAGCAAAACTATTCCAGCTCAATGCCAATAATAATATGATTAGTTTCCAATTGTTTTTCATTAGGCTCGTGCTTCTCGTTTTTTAAACATGGCCACCAAAGGCTTAACATAATCAGTTCCAGTGCTAATTTCTGCCAAATCGACTCCCGATTTTTTGAAAGTTTCTTTGGTTAGGATTTCATTCTTTCGGGCAGAATCAGCATAGAATCTTCGGATGGCAGCACTAGCGGTATCTATCCATTTGGTTTCTCCTGTTTCGGAATCTTCCACTTGAATTAAACCCACATTAGGAATTTCATTTTCTCTTTGGTCGAAAATCCGAACCGCCATTAAATCATGCTTATTGCTGGCAATTTTTAAAGCGTCCTTAAAGTTGGGGCTTTTGAAATCGGATAGCACAAAAGCAGTACAACGTTTTTTAATGGCATTGGTTAAGAATTTCAAAGCTTCAGAAACATCCGTTCCTTTACTCTCCGCTTTGAAATCCACCAATTCTCTAATGATTCTTAAAATATGTGTACTTCCTTTTTTAGGTGGAATGAATTTTTCAATCTTATCGCTAAAGAAAATAACACCTACTTTATCATTATTTTTAATGGCTGAGAAAGCAAGAACAGCAGATATTTCTGTAAGTACATCTTGTTTAAAAGATTCTACAGTACCAAACTGATGAGAAGCCGAAACATCAATCAATAACATTACTGTCATTTCTCGCTCCTCCTCAAATATTTTGATGAAAGGGTGGTTGAAACGCGCAGTTACATTCCAATCGATATTACGCACATCATCGCCATATTGATATTCTCGAACCTCGCTAAAAGCCATTCCCCTTCCTTTAAAAGAAGAGTGATATTGGCCAGCAAAGATTTGATTACTCAATCCTCTGGTTTTGATTTCTATCTTTCGAACCTTCTTAAATATCTCTTTTGCAGTCAAGTTTCGCTTTTTTAATTATTAAATGAAAGGTTAATCCTCATTCAAACATCCTCAATCTGAAATCATAAATCCTCAATTAATACTCCTTAAGGTACTTCAACAGTATTCAAGATTTCGTTGATGATGTCGACAGAAGTAATATTTTCAGCTTCCGCTTCGTAAGTTAAACCAATTCTATGGCGCAATACATCATGAGCTACTGCTCTAATGTCTTCTGGAACCACATAACCTCTTCTTTTGATGAAGGCATAGGCTTTTGCAGCAAGGGCTAAGCTAATACTTGCACGCGGAGAACCACCAAAGGCAATCATGGGCTCTAGTTTTTCCATGCGGAATTTGGCAGGATAACGAGAGGCAAATACGATATCGGTGATATACTTTTCAATCTTTTCATCCAAGTACACTTCTCTTACAACTTCTCTAGCTTTGATAATATCCTCAGGTTTAACCACTGCATTTACCGTTTCGAAAGTGTTGGAAATATTCTGACGAAGAATTTGCATTTCTTCTTCTTGCTTAGGATAGTTAATCACTACTTTCAGCATAAATCTATCCACTTGAGCTTCAGGTAAAGGATATGTTCCTTCTTGTTCAATAGGATTTTGTGTGGCCATTACTAAGAATGGCAAGGGAAGAGGAAAAGTCTCAGAGCCTATTGTAACTTGACGTTCCTGCATGGCTTCTAATAACGCCGATTGAACTTTTGCCGGACTACGATTGATTTCATCTGCCAAAACGAAGTTGGCGAAGATGGGTCCTTTTTTAATTTGAAACTCTTCTTTCTTCTGGCTATAAATCATAGTACCCAAAAGGTCGGCAGGTAAAAGGTCAGGGGTGAACTGAATACGGGCAAATTTCCCATCCACAGCTTTTGATAGAGTAGTAATGGCTAAAGTTTTAGCTAAACCAGGAACTCCTTCTAATAAAATGTGACCATTGGAGAGCAAACCGATCATTAAACTTTCGGTCATGTGCTTTTGCCCAACAATTACTTTATTCATTTCGAGGCTTAGAACATCGATAAATGAACTTTCTAACCTAATTCTTTCATTCAATTCTCTAATATCTGTTTGCATCATTTTGCATTCGTTTTAATTAAGATGTGCAAATATACTCAGCCCATCGGATTGTTGAAAAAATCCGCGGTTAAAATTTGTTAAGCAGTGTTTATGAAAAGTTAAGAAGGAGGTGAATTTGTGATTTATTGGTTTTATTTCTTAGAAAAAATCATGCACTTTACTGTTTCAGATTCTGCAAATATTGTGGTTGGAAGGTAGGAGCCTGAAGCTAGAAGTAAATGTATTTCGGACTTCTAAACCAGAGTAGTTTTTTAATATTTCAAAAGGATTGATTCGTATTTAGATAAAGAATAGTGTTTTTTTTTTGAGCTTTTATCAAGCGCGTTTTCTAGCCCAAATAAATATACTTAAAATGAAACCTAGAAAAACGGAAACTAATAAAACACTAAAACTAATCTGAAGCCCAAAATGCTCTGCTAAAAATCCAAGAACAACAGGCCCAGTTAAAAAGCCTACATAGCCTACGCCAGCCATAAAAGCGATACCGCTGGCGGGATTTACTCCTTCAATATTTGCAGAGAGACGGTATACTTCGGGTACAATGATGGAGAAGCCTAATCCAACGGTGAAGAATCCAACAATACTAACTAGGGGATGGCCTAATAAAACCAATGAAAAACCTATTAAAGCTAGAACGTATCCAGCAAGAATAATTTGCCATGCTCCAAATTTTGAACTCAGATAGTCACCGCTAAAACGTCCGATGGTCATGGCCAATGAAAATCCTGCATAACCAAGCCCTAGGTAATTCATATTGGTCTTGGCGATGTCTTTTAAATATAAGCCGCTCCAGTCGGCAATGGCGCCTTCCGATACCATTCCTATAATGGCAATGGCTCCAATAAGCCACAGCGTTTTGTTTTTGATGGCGCTTCTTGTTGGGGCACTTTCGGTCTCCTGTGTTTTATTAACGATGTGAAAGTATTTCTTTTTGAAGAGAATTTGAAGGAGTATGACACTAGCTAAAGCCAGAAGAATATGTAAAAGTGGATTATTGAGCAGGACAATAATAATGGTCCCAAAGCCAGCAGATATCATTGCACCTAGGCTGAAGAATCCATGGCAAGTGGACATGATATTTATTTGTCTTTCTCTTTCAACGGTGGCAACTAAGGAGTTGATGGCAACTTGCATGATACCAGAACTGATTCCAAATAGATACATGGTAAAACAAAGCCAATAAAAGGATGGGGAGATAAATAAGGTGCTGATAAAAATAGCAACCATTAAAATGCTTATTAAAGACGATTTACCTTCCCCAATTGATGTCACAATCTTTTTTCCAAATGGAAGAGAGGATACCGAACCAAATGCAGCAAAGAACAAGGCGATTCCCAACTGTCCTTCATTCATATTTAGCTTTTCGATGATGCTTGGGATATAGATAACCCATGTACCAAACATAATACTGAGAGATAGGTATAATTGCGCAAAAGGAAATATCTCTAGCTTTTCTTTAATATTAAATTTGAGCTTCATGGTTTGGTTCTAAATATGCTGCAAATATGCTGTTTTTCCTTGGCTTAGAAAAATGCCAATTCAAGACTTCAAGCTTATTCCATCTTAAAACAAAAACTTCCAGGGTTCACGCCAGCTTTAAAAGAATCCAACAGATGACCTTGAGGATGGTATCTATAAATAATTCCGTTTTGTTGATAATCTATGGCATCTGCAATATAAACTTGTGAAGAGGTGGGGTGGATGGACAAGCCATAAAAGCCTCCATAAACTCCAGTATAACTACTTTCTACAAAAGGGACTTCTGGAAACTGAGGCTCCTCTGTGGTCATTCTAAATACATGGCGATTGATGAAGTAAAGCGTGTCTTGGCTTCCATTAATACATAATTCGGAAGGGTTGTCTTCTAAATCAAATCGAAAAAGCTTTTCGATTTCTAAGCTTTGAGCATCAATTTTTACTAGAGCTGGCCTTTCGTGTGCATAAGGACTTTCGGCATATCCACCATCGCATAAAACCCAGATTTTATTATTCTTGTCCATCACCATGCTACTGGGTTGAGCCGGAACTTCTATGGAATCTATAACTTGATCAGTATTGCTATCGATAACTAAAATTTGATTATCAAAAGACCAACAATTCGTAAAAACCAAATTCTCATATTGAATCATTTGTTCGGTACTGTGTTGGTAGTAATTAGGATTATTGTTGTTCACATCAATGCTGCCAGTTTTCTTATAAGTACTAGGATTAACAATAGTGATGGCTTTGGCATGTAAATCTGTAATGTAAGCTTTTTGGTCGTTGAGAAAGTGAATATAACGAGGAGAGTTTAAACCAGTAATGCTAGCTGTAAACTCTAAAGTATTAGCATCCGCAACATATACCTTACCGCTATTGTTGACTACGATAAAGGCTTGTCCGTTATGAATTTCCATAGATTGAACTACATCTCCTAAAGGAGCTGAGTTTCTAGCATAAAAAATGTGATTATAAATCCGTTTTTTCTCAATATCATAAAAACTCAAAGAGGCATTTCCATACATGAAATTTCCTTCGTTTGTAATAAATACTCCAGATGTATTATTTAATTTGAAATAAATGGTTTCTACTGGTTCCTTTTGACATGAGGTTGTAAGAAGGTAAATAGATAAAAATAAAAAGAGGTTTATAATTGAATCAATTTTCATCTTTTTTACCCCGGCCCCAAGGGGAGAAAGCTGAAAATTGCTGAGGTTTTTTAAACTGATTAAAGAGTATGATGTTAAACTTAATAATTGAAAAATAATATTTTTAAAACCAGATGCTTTTTCGCTCCCCTTGGGGTTGGGGCAATCGAAAAAGAAGCTTCTCGCTGAATCATTTTTAATTGGTTTTGCCCCGACCCAGATGGGAGCCCAATTAAAAATAGATTGCCTATTAAGAAAGGAATGAATAGGTCCATCTTCACCAATGAGAATAGGATTACTTATATCAGATGCTTTTTTGCTCCCCGTGGGGTTAGGGAAAACAAAAAAGAATTTTGAAATGTTACTTATTCTAAACTTCATACTATTTCCTCCATCCAATTTGTAAATTTACTGAATAATATCTTCCGGGCATTGCACGCCATAATACAGTCATATAGTCTCTGTCAAAGATGTTCTCAACTCTAATACCAAATCTGGCTTTGAGCTTTTTCCAATTAAATCCTTTTTCAAAGCTAAGATTTGTTAAAGAATAAGCTAAAAGAGGTTTTTCAAAATCTGATAATTCGTTAGAGCTGGTGGTATACCTTTTTCCAATGATGGAATTGTCAATGTTTAGTTCCCAAGATTTGTAATTCACTCCTATCATTAAATTAGCGGTATGACGAGGAATATAGATTAATTGTTTTCCTCTGCTTTCATCAACAGATTCTACAGCATTTTCATTGGTGGTTATGGTAAGGGCGTAATTGGCAATGGTTTTTAGTTTCCAATTTCTATAGAAATCCATATTGTATTTTAAAGTGCATTCGACTCCTCGGGCAAAAACTTTCTTAATATTATCTGCTTCCCAATAAATGGCACCGGTGGAAGAGGGATGCCAAACTATCCAATTTTCAATTATAGAAGCATAGATATTGATGTTTGATTCTAAATTCCAATTGTTTTTGGCTTGTTTAAAACCTAAACCCAGTTCTGCGGTATACCCGTCTTCGGGAAGTAGGTCTGGGTTTCCGCCAGGAATCCAGTATAAGTCGTTAAGGTTAGGTTTGTGGTAATT is drawn from Lentimicrobium sp. L6 and contains these coding sequences:
- a CDS encoding YncE family protein; translation: MKIDSIINLFLFLSIYLLTTSCQKEPVETIYFKLNNTSGVFITNEGNFMYGNASLSFYDIEKKRIYNHIFYARNSAPLGDVVQSMEIHNGQAFIVVNNSGKVYVADANTLEFTASITGLNSPRYIHFLNDQKAYITDLHAKAITIVNPSTYKKTGSIDVNNNNPNYYQHSTEQMIQYENLVFTNCWSFDNQILVIDSNTDQVIDSIEVPAQPSSMVMDKNNKIWVLCDGGYAESPYAHERPALVKIDAQSLEIEKLFRFDLEDNPSELCINGSQDTLYFINRHVFRMTTEEPQFPEVPFVESSYTGVYGGFYGLSIHPTSSQVYIADAIDYQQNGIIYRYHPQGHLLDSFKAGVNPGSFCFKME